The Natrinema amylolyticum genome includes the window CGTGACGAAGGTTCGCTAGCGCGGGCCGGGCGCGACTCACGGAACGATCTCCGGAACGATACCGCCGAATTGCGACTGTAAACCGTGCGACCTCCGATAGACGGAGTCGAACGGTCACGCCGACCGCCCCCGAACGAAAGGATAGAAGTTCGCCGTCCCCGAACGAGTTCCCATGTACGACCGGATCAAGGGCTTTCGTGACTTCTACCCCGGCGAGATGTCCGCGAGGCGGGCCACTATCGACGTTGTAGAGGACACGGCCCGCGAGTACGGGTTCCGCGAGATCGGAACGCCGGCGCTGGAGCGCGCCGAGATGTGGACCGATAAGAGCGGCGACGACATCGTCGACGAACTCTACGCCTTCGAGGACCAGAGCGGGCGCCACGTCACGCTGACGCCCGAACTGACGCCGACCGTCGCCCGGATGGTCGTCGCGAAACAGCAGGAGCTCTCGAAGCCGATCAAGTGGGTCTCTACGCGCCCGTTCTGGCGCTACGAGCAGGTCCAGCAGGGCCGTTACCGGGAGTTTTACCAGACCAACGTCGACATCTTCGGCTCCTCGGAGCCCGAGGCCGACGCCGAGATTCTCGCGTGGGCGGCCGACGCCCTGACCGGCCTCGGACTCACCGGCGAGCACTTCGAGTTCCGCATCTCCCACCGTGACATCCTCGGGGGCGTCCTCGAGAGCTACGACACCGACGTCGACACGGAGGCCGCGATTCGCGCGGTCGACAAGTCCGACAAGATTTCCCAGGCCGAGTATCACGACCTGCTGATCGAGGCCGGTCTGTCGGCCGAGCAGGCCGCCGAGTTCGACGACCTCATCGCCGGCGGCGATCTCGACGAAGTCGAAGCGTTCGCCGACACCGAGCGCGTGACGGCGGCCGTCGACAACCTCCAGAACGTGCTCGCCGCCGCCGAGGACTTCGGCGCTCGCGAGTACTGTACCGTCTCGCTCGAGACGGCCCGCGGGCTGGACTACTACACCGGCGTCGTCTTCGAGTGTTTCGACTCGGCCGGCGAGGTCTCCCGGTCGATCTTCGGCGGCGGTCGCTACGACGATCTCATCGAGAGCTTCGGCGGCC containing:
- the hisS gene encoding histidine--tRNA ligase, which gives rise to MYDRIKGFRDFYPGEMSARRATIDVVEDTAREYGFREIGTPALERAEMWTDKSGDDIVDELYAFEDQSGRHVTLTPELTPTVARMVVAKQQELSKPIKWVSTRPFWRYEQVQQGRYREFYQTNVDIFGSSEPEADAEILAWAADALTGLGLTGEHFEFRISHRDILGGVLESYDTDVDTEAAIRAVDKSDKISQAEYHDLLIEAGLSAEQAAEFDDLIAGGDLDEVEAFADTERVTAAVDNLQNVLAAAEDFGAREYCTVSLETARGLDYYTGVVFECFDSAGEVSRSIFGGGRYDDLIESFGGQPTPAVGVAPGHATLSLLCQRAGVWPDEEVTTDYYVLQIGDTRADAARIVRELRDRGHVVETDIAGRSFGAQLDYADSINAETVVIVGEQDLANDEVTIKDMESGDQTQVPVDEFPGDRERPTFEDLA